The following are encoded in a window of Vespula vulgaris chromosome 8, iyVesVulg1.1, whole genome shotgun sequence genomic DNA:
- the LOC127065801 gene encoding programmed cell death protein 7-like, which yields MCLIILTDRTLYYSSNDQCFRCSLICPPCPPPQIPPDPSYPCPTPCTLITCSLPPPRTRRPKLSCKAYFPKIEPIKAIRFAPAANPPHGCGQWTNLTYRPIIQGGFSYYGVDKLIPRGPPPGPPVLCRPTPVRPSDSPGMIVYSAP from the exons ATGTG TCTAATCATATTAACTGATCGTACACTGTACTACAGTTCAAATGATCAATGCTTTCGATGTTCTTTAATATGCCCACCCTGTCCACCCCCACAAATTCCACCTGATCCGAGTTATCCTTGTCCAACTCCTTGTACATTGATAACGTGCTCTTTACCACCACCACGGACCAGGAGACCAAAATTAAGTTGCAAAGCATATTTTCCGAAAATTGAACCTATCAAAGCTATCAG attcGCACCAGCCGCTAATCCGCCTCATGGTTGCGGACAATGGACAAATCTTACTTATCGTCCGATAATTCAAGGTGGTTTCAGTTATTACGGTGTTGATAAATTAATTCCACGTGGTCCACCACCTGGACCGCCTGTTCTTTGCCGACCAACTCCGGTCAGACCTTCCGATTCACCTGGTATGATAGTCTATAGTGCTCCGTAA